The genomic window GTTCATAACGGCGCAGCAACAACAGACTGGATGGTGCAAGAGCAAGAGCGCGGTATTACTATTACCTCCGCTGCTGTCACCACTTTCTGGAAGGGCATGAGTGCTCAGTTCGAAGAGCATCGCATTAACGTAATCGATACTCCCGGACACGTAGATTTCACCATCGAAGTAGAGCGCTCCTTGCGCGTACTGGATGGTGCAGTTGTGGTTTTGTGTGGCTCCTCAGGTGTTCAGCCACAAACTGAAACAGTTTGGCGTCAAGCTAACAAATACGAAGTTCCGCGCCTGGTGTTCGTCAATAAGATGGACCGTACCGGCGCGGACTATATGCGCGTTGTTGAGCAGCTGAAAACCCGCTTGGGTGCTACCGCTGTTCCACTGCAGATGACAATAGGCTCCGAAGAAAACTTCAAAGGCGTTGTTGATCTGGTCAAAATGCGCGCCATCATCTGGAATGAAGCTGATCAAGGCATGACTTTCAATTACGAGCCAATCCCAGCGGATATGGTTGCGCAATGTGAAAAGATGCGTGAGTTCTTGATTGAGTCTGCCGCTGAGTCCAGCGAAGAGTTGATGGAAAAATATCTCGGCGGCGAAGAGTTGACCGAAGACGAAATTAAAGCAGGTATTCGTGCGCGCACGCTTGCCAACGAAATTATCCCTGTGATTGGCGGTTCGGCATTTAAGAACAAGGGTGTACAAGCGATGCTTGACGCTGTTGTGGATTACTTGCCGGCGCCAACCGAAGTTAAAGCGATTGAAGGTGTGCTTGAAGACGGTGAAACTGTCGCGACTCGTAAAGCGAGCGATGACGAGCCTTTCGCTGCTCTGGCTTTCAAAATTGCTACGGACCCATTCGTGGGTACCTTGACCTTCTTCCGTGTGTATTCCGGCACCTTGCAAACAGGTGATACCGTTCTCAACTCGGTAAAAGGCAAGAGAGAGCGCGTGGGTCGTATGGTGCAAATGCACGCGAACGAGCGCGACGAAATTAAAGAGGTATTGGCTGGCGATATTGCTGCAGGTATTGGCTTCAAAGACTGCACTACCGGCGATACCTTGTGCGACATGAATCATGTGATCGTGCTTGAGCGTATGGATTTCCCGGAGCCTGTGATTCACGTAGCGGTGGAGCCAAAAACCAAAGCTGATCAGGAAAAGATGGGTGTTGCGCTGGGTAAGCTTGCGCAAGAAGATCCATCGTTCCGTGTTAAAACCGATCCAGAAACCGGCCAGACTATTATTGGTGGCATGGGCGAGTTGCATCTCGATATTATCGTTGATCGTATGCGTCGCGAATTTAGTGTTGAGGCGAATATCGGTAAGCCGCAAGTGGCCTACCGTGAAGCCATTCGTAACACTTGTGAAATCGAAGGTAAGTTTGTGCGTCAGTCTGGCGGTCGCGGCCAATACGGTCACTGCTGGATTCGCTTCGAGCCGGGCGTTGATGAAAACGCTGAAGGCTTGGAATTTGTTAACGAGTTGGTAGGTGGCGTGGTTCCAAAAGAATACGTGCCGGCTATTCAAAAAGGTATCGCAGAACAAATGCAGAACGGCGTTCTCGCCGGCTATCCATTGCTGGGCTTGAAGGCAACTGTGTTTGACGGTTCGTATCACGATGTTGACTCGAACGAAATGGCATTTAAGATCGCTGCCTCTATGGCAACCCGCAAGCTTGCCATAAAAGGCGGTGCGGTATTGCTTGAGCCGAT from Cellvibrio zantedeschiae includes these protein-coding regions:
- the fusA gene encoding elongation factor G; protein product: MARKTPISRYRNIGICAHVDAGKTTTTERVLFYTGLTHKIGEVHNGAATTDWMVQEQERGITITSAAVTTFWKGMSAQFEEHRINVIDTPGHVDFTIEVERSLRVLDGAVVVLCGSSGVQPQTETVWRQANKYEVPRLVFVNKMDRTGADYMRVVEQLKTRLGATAVPLQMTIGSEENFKGVVDLVKMRAIIWNEADQGMTFNYEPIPADMVAQCEKMREFLIESAAESSEELMEKYLGGEELTEDEIKAGIRARTLANEIIPVIGGSAFKNKGVQAMLDAVVDYLPAPTEVKAIEGVLEDGETVATRKASDDEPFAALAFKIATDPFVGTLTFFRVYSGTLQTGDTVLNSVKGKRERVGRMVQMHANERDEIKEVLAGDIAAGIGFKDCTTGDTLCDMNHVIVLERMDFPEPVIHVAVEPKTKADQEKMGVALGKLAQEDPSFRVKTDPETGQTIIGGMGELHLDIIVDRMRREFSVEANIGKPQVAYREAIRNTCEIEGKFVRQSGGRGQYGHCWIRFEPGVDENAEGLEFVNELVGGVVPKEYVPAIQKGIAEQMQNGVLAGYPLLGLKATVFDGSYHDVDSNEMAFKIAASMATRKLAIKGGAVLLEPIMKVEVVTPEANMGDVVGDLNRRRGLILGMDESPMGKVIDAEVPLAEMFGYATSLRSATQGRATYTMEFLKYSEAPRNVAEEVIAKSGSGHHHDPE